In the Candidatus Nezhaarchaeales archaeon genome, CCCTGTTTTCGCTCTTTCAATCTACTGAATAACCGCTTAACGTGGCCTTAGCGTCCTCATAAAGCTTAGGGTGGGATCGTAAGGAGAGAAGAACCGCGTAAGCGCCTTAGCCTTCCCGATGAGCTTCGCGGCTCTAGAAATAAAGGTTAAGCTTAACGCTTTAACCCTATTTTTAACTGGAGTTTAAAGTAAAAACGAAGTTAATCGGCTTGCATTAAACTATAGTGTAGACCGTTTCAACGTTAAAGCAAAGGTTTCAGGACCTTTAAATCCGAAGGGTTTAACTCTCCCTTAAACCGCTTTTACCACTTAGATATTTTGCTTGACCTGTTGGAGTGGTTATATGGATCGCGTATCCGTAGTTAAGGTACAGGGAAGTGTGGAAAAAGCGGTTTTTAAGGCTGTAGGCCTGCTTGAACCTTTAAACTTGGATCTTAAGCAGGATAGCCTAATACTCTTCAAGCCGAACGTCTGTTTTCACGTTAACTTTAGCGGAGCTGTGGTTACCGATTTAAGAGTTGTTGAAGCGGCTATTAAGTATTTTAAAGGCTTAAACTGTAGGATGATGATTGCTGAAACCGATAATATGACTGGGAGCGCTGAAAAGCGTTGCGCTTCCACGGGTTTTATAGATTTAGCTAATAAACTGAACATACCCTTCATTAACCTTTCAAAAGACGAAAAACTGGAAAATTTTCCCTTAACCGACGACATTAGCATTGGACTTCCTAAGACAGCGCTTGAAGCAGACCTCATCGTTAACCTACCTAAGATGAAGACCTCCGCGTTCTCAGGTCCACGCTTTAGGAAGGACTTATTGATCACAATAGCCATGAAAAACGTCTTTGGGCTTATCGCTAGCGGTAAGAAGCAGAAATATCATAAAGTATTAGACGACGTTATAATCCTCGTAAACCAGTTGCTTAAAAAGCAGCTAGTCATAGTTGACGGAGTGATAGCTATGGAGGGTAACGGCCCGATCCATGGTGACCCGGTAAACTTAAACTTGATAGTAGCGGGCTTAAACCCGGTTAGCGTAGACGCGGTATGCTGTAGTATAATGGGCCTTAACCCTCAAAGCTGCTCCTACCTGAAGAAGGCTAGTGAGAAGGGTATGGGTGAAATAGACGTCTCCAAGGTGGAGATAGTAGGTGAACCTCTGAATAATGTTAGAATG is a window encoding:
- a CDS encoding DUF362 domain-containing protein → MTCWSGYMDRVSVVKVQGSVEKAVFKAVGLLEPLNLDLKQDSLILFKPNVCFHVNFSGAVVTDLRVVEAAIKYFKGLNCRMMIAETDNMTGSAEKRCASTGFIDLANKLNIPFINLSKDEKLENFPLTDDISIGLPKTALEADLIVNLPKMKTSAFSGPRFRKDLLITIAMKNVFGLIASGKKQKYHKVLDDVIILVNQLLKKQLVIVDGVIAMEGNGPIHGDPVNLNLIVAGLNPVSVDAVCCSIMGLNPQSCSYLKKASEKGMGEIDVSKVEIVGEPLNNVRMKFKCPEFDVRSLLRIVGKHLKYQFKPSRIRNV